A region from the Alosa alosa isolate M-15738 ecotype Scorff River chromosome 7, AALO_Geno_1.1, whole genome shotgun sequence genome encodes:
- the LOC125298012 gene encoding uncharacterized protein LOC125298012 isoform X1, whose product MPEEVMDSLERGKRPGPRLRRQMIRIVVTEMMEKSPHVGKKHSTDVAKKMVAKYPSSLQDVIEGDIVGTGYHSIVKQLQNRIENVRRTSTPKIRKRKHQTDVSDHTDEIPLEERAAMQDTYGCVKWNVKFLPLEETQESQQQKMEKLKVMFQQSDANSEEVKCLMKSTFYTQRQHVNQGKSIKCLREEWPFWFDELGMSIHFKELTGIDLKETFTRNLDLKGKRLLDYMTTVCVNKSKRFLQNYARLQRMRGPQSGCSDDVIEMILLLLSYFDEKEESMFFHVEDTCLVEEVQLEQVPLTPTIIVCGQSCYSSTRYMLSLDRNLINTNISSFISALCLMFGSYYCFNIHYPSELASTLEFLQRCFFLINPEKGTKVENKNSKRHLNVNPRVLTLIQELSDHEWCA is encoded by the exons ATGCCAGAGGAAGTGATGGATTCTCTGGAGAGGGGAAAAAGGCCAGGCCCAAGACTGAGGAGGCAAATGATCCGGATTGTTGTGACTGAGATGATGGAAAAAAGCCCTCATGTAGGTAAAAAGCATTCAACTGACGTTGCAAAAAAAATGGTGGCAAAATATCCCAGTTCTCTGCAAGATGTAATAGAGGGCGATATTGTTGGAACAGGCTACCATTCGATTGTCAAACAGTTGCAAAACAGAATTGAAAATGTGAGGCGCACTTCAACACCCaaaataagaaaaagaaaacatcagACTGATGTCTCAGACCACACAGACGAGATCCCATTAGAAGAGAGAGCAGCAATGCAGGACACTTATGGATGTGTTAAATGGAATGTAAAATTCCTGCCCCTTGAAGAAACTCAAGAGAGCCAGCAGCAAAAGATGGAAAAACTCAAAGTGATGTTCCAACAGTCTGATGCCAATTCAGAGGAGGTAAAATGTCTAATGAAGTCCACTTTTTACACACAGCGTCAACATGTCAACCAGGGAAAAAGTATCAAATGCCTTAGAGAGGAGTGGCCATTTTGGTTTGATGAACTTGGCATGTCGATCCACTTCAAGGAACTCACTGGGATTGACCTCAAAGAGACATTCACACGGAATTTGGATTTGAAGGGAAAAAGGCTGCTCGACTACATGACCACAGTTTGTGTCAACAAGAGCAAGAGGTTCCTTCAGAATTATGCAAGGCTTCAGAGGATGCGGGGACCGCAGAGTGGCTGCTCAGATGATGTGATCGAGATGATCCTGCTTCTGCTAAGCTACTTTGATGAGAAGGAGGAGTCCATGTTCTTCCATGTAGAAGATACATGTCTGGTAGAAGAGGTCCAACTGGAGCAAGTACCTCTGACACCCACTATTATTGTCTGTG GACAGTCCTGCTATTCCTCAACAAGGTACATGCTGAGTCTGGATCGGAACCTTATCAACACAAACATCTCCTCCTTCATTTCTGCACTGTGCCTCATGTTCGGGAGCTACTACTGTTTTAACATCCATTATCCATCTGAGCTGGCTTCAACCCTGGAGTTTCTTCAAAG GTGTTTTTTCTTGATAAACCCAGAAAAAGGAACCAAAGTAGAGAACAAAAACTCCAAGCGTCATCTCAACGTGAACCCTCGCGTCCTCACCCTGATACAGGAACTCTCTGATCACGAGTGGTGTGCCTAA
- the LOC125298012 gene encoding uncharacterized protein LOC125298012 isoform X2, protein MPEEVMDSLERGKRPGPRLRRQMIRIVVTEMMEKSPHRQHVNQGKSIKCLREEWPFWFDELGMSIHFKELTGIDLKETFTRNLDLKGKRLLDYMTTVCVNKSKRFLQNYARLQRMRGPQSGCSDDVIEMILLLLSYFDEKEESMFFHVEDTCLVEEVQLEQVPLTPTIIVCGQSCYSSTRYMLSLDRNLINTNISSFISALCLMFGSYYCFNIHYPSELASTLEFLQRCFFLINPEKGTKVENKNSKRHLNVNPRVLTLIQELSDHEWCA, encoded by the exons ATGCCAGAGGAAGTGATGGATTCTCTGGAGAGGGGAAAAAGGCCAGGCCCAAGACTGAGGAGGCAAATGATCCGGATTGTTGTGACTGAGATGATGGAAAAAAGCCCTCAT CGTCAACATGTCAACCAGGGAAAAAGTATCAAATGCCTTAGAGAGGAGTGGCCATTTTGGTTTGATGAACTTGGCATGTCGATCCACTTCAAGGAACTCACTGGGATTGACCTCAAAGAGACATTCACACGGAATTTGGATTTGAAGGGAAAAAGGCTGCTCGACTACATGACCACAGTTTGTGTCAACAAGAGCAAGAGGTTCCTTCAGAATTATGCAAGGCTTCAGAGGATGCGGGGACCGCAGAGTGGCTGCTCAGATGATGTGATCGAGATGATCCTGCTTCTGCTAAGCTACTTTGATGAGAAGGAGGAGTCCATGTTCTTCCATGTAGAAGATACATGTCTGGTAGAAGAGGTCCAACTGGAGCAAGTACCTCTGACACCCACTATTATTGTCTGTG GACAGTCCTGCTATTCCTCAACAAGGTACATGCTGAGTCTGGATCGGAACCTTATCAACACAAACATCTCCTCCTTCATTTCTGCACTGTGCCTCATGTTCGGGAGCTACTACTGTTTTAACATCCATTATCCATCTGAGCTGGCTTCAACCCTGGAGTTTCTTCAAAG GTGTTTTTTCTTGATAAACCCAGAAAAAGGAACCAAAGTAGAGAACAAAAACTCCAAGCGTCATCTCAACGTGAACCCTCGCGTCCTCACCCTGATACAGGAACTCTCTGATCACGAGTGGTGTGCCTAA